From a single Planctellipticum variicoloris genomic region:
- a CDS encoding alpha-2-macroglobulin family protein produces the protein MTRWLASLAVALCTAASVWLFAAEPATDAQMQARADQLFADGNFKDAYELFHKLALQADAPPAVAAHAVGQGTSSLAQLGRIDEFDSFVEAAVAAHPNAWEVLHKAASAYLATEHTGMIISGKFSRGQRRGGGRNVSVLDRDRVRALQLFDQARPLVVAAGKSASAARFWLDFARAVQQGAGNREAWQLQSLTDLTELPDYEDFRGGWWGRGGSDRGAPVDAEGNPVYHTLPESWDAASSDSQRWRWLLAESKKTDAAVADEADSDWAGFLQSQFGVQTMRQFIGASADDDGDQEQTGPFAVHTLADTETIARLATGVKRFTLPDEFNPLLQFRELAKRSKSPYAEQASMTVAGIYEDRRQYDKAAEAWRESTRLFGEEEHRKQRLQQIVGLWGRFESTVTQPAGQGAELQFRFRNAKKVTFTAQPVRIDALLADVKAYLAGGPREIEWDRFNIGDVGHRLITSDQAKYLGPQVANWSLDLEPAPKHWNKVATVATPLQKAGAYFVTATVEGGNTSRIVVWVADTVLVKKPLDGQTLLYTADAVTGIPLARMNVECFGWKQEQLRQNQPAFRIVTKNFAEFSSADGLVFLDANRFEPGQPLFENYQWMFVARGEGGRLAYLGFTGVWHGQRHDEVYNQTKVFAMTDRPVYRPDQKVQFKLWVGQAKYDAPDASPFAGKSFTLEIHDPQGEKLFEQTLKADEWGGIAGEFPLAKTAKLGQYQILIKNLGGGSFRVEEYKKPEFEVTVDAPTKPVALGETITATIDAKYYFGGPVTKARVKYKVTRSAHTSRWFPVGRWDWFYGPGYWWFSPDYAWLPGWSSWGCARPTPPWWNWNAAPPELIAEQEVDIGPDGTVKVEIDTLPAKELHGDEDHSYSITAEVVDESRRTIVGTGNVLVARKPFKVYAWVDRGHYRVGDTVHASFSAFTLDQKPVQGTGKLQLRQITYADGKPVEAVVKTWDLNTDAEGHAEQQLAASAPGQYRLSYTLTDSEQHTIEGGYVFVVRGDGFDGREFRFNDLELVTDKREYAPGETVKLMISANRPDSAVVLFVRAVNGVCLPPKVIRLKGKSTVEEIGAVQQDMPNFFIEAFTVADGRYHQEVREVIVPPETRILDVNVEASKLEYKPGEEAKLQVKLTDSQGNPFVGSTVLAVYDRSLEYISGGANVPDIRKFFWEWRRHHHPQHESSLDRPSYNLLKPNETGMADIGAFGDLEEAEVAQTVLGVTTKGLRSHTTRGMAKGGMGGGMPAAAAPAEGTFYNQLWDVETASVIAVGDASPLTFGDTFEDIARRRPTVTPTIRQNFADTAFWAASLNTNAEGLAEVSFKLPENLTGWKIRTWSLGKGSRVGEASTVVTTKKNLLLRLQAPRFFVETDEVVLSANIHNDLASAKSIKAVLELEGGTLEPLGDAAQTFELEAHGQKRIDWRVKVAGEGQAVVRMQALTDEESDAMQMTFPVYVHGMLKTQSFSGALRPDENAGKIAFTVPAERRPDQSRLEARFSPTLAGAMVDALPYLAGYPYGCTEQTLNRFLPTVITQKILLEMQLDLKAIRDKRTNLNAQQLGDPAERAKQWQRYEHNPVFDEAEVRSMVREGLDRLVAMQVADGGWGWFSGSGEHSWPHTTAVVVHGLQLAQQNDVALVPGVLERGLDWLKNYQAEQVTRIKNFAAKKSPSKAHADALDALIYGILIDADVASEDMRQFLYRDRVQLPASAKALFGLALQKQGKADELAMILQNLQQFLVEDNENQTAYLKLPEDGWWHWYGNDIEANAVYLKLLTRVNPQDPRCAKLVKYLLNNRRHATYWNSTRDTAYCIEALAEFLKASGEARPDLAIEIWLDGQKQKEVKVDAANLFTFDNTFTLAGDVLTAGEHTIEFRKQGRGPLYFNAYQTDFTLEDPITRAGLEIKVNRTIFKLTPVNATAEVSGAKGQVVQQAVSKFDREELANLAQLKSGDLVEVELEIDSKNDYEYLVFEDMKAAGFEPVEVRSGYLGNALGAYTEFRDERVCFFVRSLPRGKHSVTYRLRAEIPGNFSALPARGSAMYAPELKANSDEIKLQIAD, from the coding sequence ATGACTCGCTGGCTCGCATCTCTGGCGGTGGCGCTCTGTACCGCCGCTTCCGTCTGGCTCTTCGCCGCCGAACCCGCTACGGATGCTCAAATGCAGGCTCGCGCCGATCAGCTCTTCGCCGACGGCAATTTCAAAGACGCCTACGAGCTGTTTCACAAGCTGGCCCTCCAGGCCGACGCGCCCCCCGCCGTCGCCGCCCACGCGGTGGGGCAGGGCACCAGCTCCCTGGCGCAGCTCGGCCGGATCGACGAGTTCGACTCCTTTGTCGAAGCCGCCGTCGCCGCCCACCCCAACGCCTGGGAAGTGCTCCACAAGGCCGCCAGCGCCTACCTCGCCACCGAGCACACCGGCATGATCATTTCCGGCAAATTCTCCCGCGGCCAGCGTCGCGGCGGCGGCCGGAATGTCTCCGTGCTCGATCGCGACCGCGTCCGCGCCCTGCAGCTCTTCGACCAGGCCCGCCCGCTGGTGGTCGCGGCCGGCAAATCCGCATCCGCCGCCCGCTTCTGGCTCGACTTCGCCCGCGCCGTTCAGCAGGGAGCCGGCAATCGCGAGGCCTGGCAGCTCCAGTCGCTGACAGATTTGACGGAGCTCCCCGACTACGAAGACTTTCGCGGCGGCTGGTGGGGCCGCGGCGGCAGCGACCGCGGCGCTCCCGTCGACGCCGAGGGGAATCCCGTCTACCACACGTTGCCCGAAAGCTGGGACGCCGCCAGCTCCGACAGCCAGCGCTGGCGGTGGCTTTTGGCCGAATCGAAGAAGACCGACGCCGCCGTCGCCGATGAAGCCGACAGCGACTGGGCCGGCTTCCTGCAGTCCCAGTTCGGCGTGCAGACCATGCGGCAGTTCATCGGCGCATCCGCTGACGACGATGGCGATCAGGAACAGACCGGCCCCTTCGCAGTCCACACGCTCGCCGACACCGAAACCATCGCCCGCCTGGCCACCGGCGTGAAGCGCTTCACGCTCCCCGACGAGTTCAACCCGCTGCTGCAGTTCCGCGAGCTCGCGAAACGAAGCAAGTCACCCTACGCCGAGCAGGCCTCCATGACCGTCGCGGGCATCTACGAGGATCGCCGGCAGTACGACAAAGCCGCGGAAGCCTGGCGGGAATCGACGCGACTGTTCGGCGAAGAGGAGCACCGCAAACAGCGGCTGCAGCAGATCGTTGGCCTCTGGGGCCGCTTCGAATCCACCGTCACCCAGCCCGCCGGCCAGGGGGCGGAGCTGCAGTTCCGCTTCCGCAACGCGAAGAAGGTGACGTTCACCGCCCAGCCCGTCCGGATCGACGCTCTGCTCGCCGACGTGAAAGCCTATCTGGCCGGCGGTCCGCGCGAGATCGAATGGGACCGTTTCAACATCGGCGACGTCGGCCACCGGCTGATCACCAGTGACCAGGCGAAATACCTCGGCCCCCAGGTCGCGAACTGGTCGCTCGATCTCGAACCCGCCCCAAAACATTGGAACAAAGTCGCCACCGTCGCCACTCCGCTGCAGAAAGCGGGAGCCTACTTCGTGACGGCGACCGTCGAGGGCGGGAACACCAGCCGGATCGTCGTCTGGGTCGCCGACACCGTCCTCGTCAAGAAGCCCCTCGACGGCCAGACGCTCCTCTACACGGCCGACGCCGTCACCGGCATCCCGCTCGCCAGAATGAACGTCGAATGCTTCGGCTGGAAACAGGAGCAGCTCCGCCAGAACCAGCCCGCCTTCCGCATCGTCACGAAGAACTTCGCCGAGTTCAGCAGCGCCGACGGCCTCGTCTTCCTCGATGCGAACCGCTTCGAGCCTGGTCAGCCATTGTTTGAAAACTACCAGTGGATGTTCGTGGCCCGCGGCGAAGGGGGCCGACTGGCCTATCTTGGCTTCACCGGCGTCTGGCACGGCCAGCGACATGACGAGGTCTACAACCAGACCAAAGTCTTCGCCATGACCGACCGGCCCGTCTACCGGCCGGACCAGAAAGTCCAGTTCAAGCTCTGGGTCGGCCAGGCGAAATACGACGCCCCCGACGCCTCGCCGTTCGCCGGAAAATCGTTCACGCTGGAGATCCACGATCCCCAAGGCGAAAAACTCTTCGAGCAGACCCTCAAGGCCGACGAATGGGGCGGCATCGCCGGCGAATTCCCGCTGGCGAAAACCGCCAAACTGGGGCAGTACCAGATCCTGATCAAGAACCTCGGCGGCGGCTCGTTCCGCGTCGAAGAGTACAAGAAACCCGAATTCGAAGTCACCGTCGACGCCCCCACGAAGCCGGTCGCGCTCGGCGAGACCATCACCGCCACGATCGATGCGAAATACTACTTCGGCGGCCCCGTCACCAAGGCCCGCGTGAAGTACAAGGTCACTCGCTCAGCTCACACCAGCCGCTGGTTCCCCGTCGGCCGCTGGGACTGGTTCTACGGCCCCGGCTACTGGTGGTTCTCCCCCGACTACGCCTGGCTCCCCGGCTGGTCCTCCTGGGGCTGCGCCCGCCCGACTCCTCCCTGGTGGAACTGGAACGCCGCCCCCCCGGAACTGATCGCCGAGCAGGAAGTCGACATCGGCCCCGACGGCACGGTGAAGGTCGAAATCGACACCCTCCCCGCCAAAGAACTGCACGGCGACGAAGACCACTCGTATTCGATCACGGCCGAAGTGGTCGACGAATCCCGCCGGACGATCGTCGGCACGGGCAACGTTCTCGTCGCTCGCAAGCCGTTCAAGGTCTACGCCTGGGTCGATCGCGGCCACTACCGCGTCGGCGACACCGTCCACGCCAGCTTTTCCGCCTTCACCCTCGACCAGAAACCTGTCCAGGGAACCGGCAAGCTCCAACTCCGCCAGATCACCTATGCCGACGGCAAGCCCGTCGAAGCCGTCGTCAAGACCTGGGATCTCAACACGGATGCCGAGGGGCACGCCGAGCAGCAGCTCGCCGCCTCCGCCCCCGGCCAGTACCGTCTCTCTTACACGCTGACCGACAGCGAACAGCACACCATCGAAGGGGGCTACGTCTTCGTCGTCCGGGGCGACGGCTTCGACGGCCGCGAGTTCCGCTTCAACGACCTCGAACTCGTCACAGACAAACGGGAATACGCCCCCGGCGAGACGGTCAAGCTGATGATCTCCGCGAACCGCCCCGACTCCGCCGTGGTGCTGTTCGTCCGGGCCGTCAACGGCGTCTGCCTGCCTCCCAAGGTGATCCGCCTCAAAGGCAAATCGACCGTCGAAGAGATCGGCGCCGTCCAGCAGGACATGCCCAACTTCTTCATCGAAGCCTTCACCGTCGCCGACGGCCGTTACCACCAGGAAGTCCGCGAAGTCATCGTTCCCCCGGAAACCCGCATCCTCGACGTCAACGTCGAAGCCTCCAAACTCGAATACAAACCGGGCGAAGAAGCGAAACTCCAGGTCAAGCTGACCGACTCCCAGGGGAATCCGTTCGTCGGCTCGACGGTCCTCGCGGTCTACGACCGGAGCCTCGAATACATCTCGGGCGGCGCCAACGTCCCCGACATCCGCAAGTTCTTCTGGGAATGGCGCCGCCACCACCACCCCCAGCACGAATCCAGCCTCGACCGCCCCTCCTACAACCTCCTCAAGCCCAACGAAACCGGCATGGCCGACATCGGCGCCTTTGGGGATCTCGAAGAAGCCGAGGTCGCCCAGACGGTTCTCGGCGTTACAACCAAGGGATTGCGCAGCCACACAACGCGCGGCATGGCGAAGGGTGGCATGGGCGGCGGCATGCCGGCCGCAGCCGCGCCGGCGGAGGGAACCTTCTACAACCAGCTTTGGGACGTTGAAACGGCGTCGGTCATTGCGGTCGGAGACGCATCGCCACTTACGTTCGGTGATACATTCGAAGACATTGCGAGACGACGCCCCACCGTCACCCCCACCATCCGCCAGAACTTCGCCGACACCGCCTTCTGGGCCGCTTCGCTCAACACCAACGCCGAAGGCCTCGCCGAAGTCTCCTTCAAGCTGCCCGAAAACCTCACCGGCTGGAAAATCCGGACCTGGTCCCTCGGTAAAGGCAGCCGTGTCGGCGAAGCCTCGACCGTGGTCACCACCAAGAAAAACCTCCTGCTCCGCCTGCAAGCCCCGCGGTTCTTCGTCGAGACCGACGAAGTCGTCCTCTCGGCCAACATCCATAACGACCTCGCTTCCGCCAAGTCGATCAAGGCGGTCCTCGAACTCGAAGGGGGCACCCTCGAACCGCTCGGCGACGCCGCCCAGACCTTCGAACTCGAAGCCCACGGCCAGAAGCGGATCGACTGGCGCGTCAAAGTCGCCGGCGAAGGCCAGGCCGTCGTCCGCATGCAGGCCCTCACCGACGAAGAGTCGGACGCCATGCAGATGACCTTCCCCGTCTACGTCCACGGCATGCTCAAAACCCAATCCTTCTCCGGCGCCCTCCGCCCCGACGAAAACGCCGGCAAGATCGCCTTCACCGTTCCCGCCGAGCGCCGACCCGACCAGTCTCGCCTCGAAGCCCGCTTCTCCCCCACCCTCGCCGGGGCGATGGTCGACGCCCTGCCTTACCTGGCGGGCTACCCCTATGGCTGCACCGAGCAGACCCTCAACCGCTTCCTGCCGACTGTTATCACGCAGAAGATTCTGCTGGAGATGCAGCTCGACCTCAAAGCCATCCGCGACAAACGGACCAACCTCAACGCCCAGCAGCTCGGCGACCCCGCCGAGCGCGCAAAGCAATGGCAGCGCTACGAACACAACCCCGTCTTCGACGAAGCCGAAGTCCGCAGCATGGTCCGCGAAGGCCTCGACCGGCTTGTCGCCATGCAGGTCGCCGACGGCGGCTGGGGCTGGTTCTCCGGCTCAGGCGAGCACTCCTGGCCCCACACCACCGCCGTCGTCGTCCACGGCCTCCAGCTCGCGCAGCAGAACGACGTCGCCCTCGTCCCCGGCGTTCTCGAACGGGGCCTCGACTGGCTCAAGAACTACCAGGCCGAGCAGGTCACGCGAATCAAGAATTTCGCCGCGAAGAAGTCCCCGTCCAAGGCACACGCCGACGCGCTGGACGCCCTGATCTACGGCATCCTGATCGACGCCGACGTCGCCTCCGAGGACATGCGGCAGTTCCTCTACCGCGACCGCGTCCAGTTGCCCGCCTCCGCCAAGGCCCTGTTCGGCCTGGCCCTGCAGAAGCAGGGGAAAGCCGACGAACTGGCGATGATCCTGCAGAACCTGCAGCAGTTCCTCGTCGAGGATAATGAGAACCAGACCGCGTACCTCAAGCTCCCCGAAGACGGCTGGTGGCACTGGTACGGCAACGACATCGAGGCCAACGCCGTCTACCTCAAGCTGCTGACCCGCGTGAACCCGCAGGATCCCCGTTGCGCGAAGCTGGTCAAGTATCTGCTCAACAACCGCCGGCACGCCACCTACTGGAACAGCACCCGCGACACGGCGTACTGCATCGAAGCGCTCGCGGAGTTCCTCAAAGCCTCCGGCGAAGCCCGCCCGGACCTGGCGATCGAAATCTGGCTCGACGGCCAGAAGCAGAAAGAGGTGAAGGTCGATGCCGCGAACCTCTTCACGTTCGACAACACCTTCACGCTGGCGGGCGACGTCCTCACCGCCGGCGAACACACCATCGAGTTCCGCAAACAGGGCAGGGGACCGCTCTACTTCAACGCCTATCAGACCGACTTTACGCTGGAAGATCCCATCACGCGGGCCGGCCTGGAGATCAAGGTGAATCGCACCATCTTCAAGCTCACGCCCGTCAACGCGACCGCCGAGGTCTCCGGCGCGAAAGGCCAGGTCGTCCAGCAGGCCGTCAGCAAGTTCGACCGGGAAGAACTTGCGAACCTCGCCCAGCTCAAAAGCGGCGACCTCGTCGAAGTCGAGCTCGAAATCGACAGTAAGAACGACTACGAGTATCTGGTCTTCGAGGACATGAAGGCCGCCGGCTTCGAGCCGGTCGAGGTCCGCAGCGGCTACCTCGGCAATGCGCTGGGGGCCTACACCGAGTTCCGCGACGAGCGGGTCTGCTTCTTCGTCCGGTCGCTGCCACGCGGCAAGCACTCGGTGACGTACCGTCTGCGGGCCGAAATCCCCGGCAATTTCAGCGCCCTCCCGGCCCGCGGCAGCGCCATGTACGCCCCGGAACTGAAAGCCAACTCCGACGAGATCAAGCTCCAGATCGCGGACTGA